In a single window of the Branchiostoma floridae strain S238N-H82 chromosome 2, Bfl_VNyyK, whole genome shotgun sequence genome:
- the LOC118408846 gene encoding kinesin-like protein KIF27, with the protein MQGPEVPVRVAVRVRPLLPRERLHNHQVCVRVIPGANQLVLGKDRAFTFDHVLTSKTSQDEAYSKIVEPLVHSCFEGYNATVFAYGQTGSGKTYTIVGGGNTDTITEEEYGIIPRAIKQIFSTIAENHNVDYTVLVSYIEVYMEELRDLIELETSSKDLHIREDENGNTGMGLKLKIMK; encoded by the exons ATGCAGGGTCCAGAAGTGCCAGTACGGGTCGCAGTCAGAGTCAGACCACTTCTTCCCAGGGAGCGTCTACATAATCACCAG gtgtgcgtgcgtgtgatACCAGGTGCAAACCAGCTGGTTCTTGGAAAGGACCGTGCCTTCACGTTCGACCACGTGTTGACATCCAAGACGTCTCAAGATGAAGCATACAGCAAGATTGTAGAGCCGCTCGTCCACAGCTGTTTTGAGGGATACAATGCCACTGTGTTTGCGTATGGTCAGACTGGGTCTGGGAAGACTTACACCATTGTAGGAGGTGGAAATACAG ACACCATTACAGAGGAGGAGTATGGTATCATCCCTCGTGCCATCAAACAGATCTTCTCCACCATTGCGGAGAACCATAATGTTGACTATACAGTGCTGGTCTCCTACATTGAGGTGTACATGGAAGAGTTGAGAGACCTGATTGAGCTGGAAACATCCAGCAAGGATTTGCACATTAGGGAAGACGAAAATGGAAACACAGGTATGGGACTCAAACTTAAG ATCATGAAGTAG
- the LOC118410480 gene encoding 39S ribosomal protein L39, mitochondrial-like, giving the protein MSRLKSLIVPSVRCIVHRRYCSTERVTNALVTEYRNDIFEEEKRRQQGMVRRLEKIEVVHVGPNDPGTFIMNKNLSTPYHCAMHISETYTKYSVLAMVNGEPWDMWRPLTEDCELSFVRFRDKHPEEANKSYWRSCALILGAVMETAFKDTIYVQLARALELPIIKGMFVYDVDLGLKDWTPTNENLRSLSLSAITMKSKDLPFERLEVDPSLALRLFQHNEYKQREVEERVRGGRVTLYRMGKFIDIHDGPMMSKSSLVSMFTVAGIHELPGGLYRVQAISLPHDFYLHSSVWNKLVKRASVPLVGDLSTAGVDESWRETKSSAA; this is encoded by the exons ATGTCTCGTTTAAAATCGTTAATTGTGCCCTCTGTGAGGTGTATTGTGCATAGACGATACTGCAGCACTGAGAGGGTAACCAACGCCTTGGTCACCGAGTACAGGAACGACATTTTCGAGGAGGAAAAGCGGCGTCAGCAGGGCATGGTGCGCAGACTGGAGAAGATCGAGGTCGTTCACGTGGGGCCCAACGACCCCGGCACCTTCATCATGAACAAGAACCTGTCCACACCCTACCACTGTGCCATGC ACATCAGTGAAACCTACACCAAGTACTCTGTGCTTGCCATGGTGAATGGTGAACCCTGGGACATGTGGCGACCCTTGACAGAAGACTGCGAGCTGAGCTTCGTGCGCTTCCGTGACAAGCACCCAGAGGAGGCCAACAAGTCATACTGGCGCTCATGTGCCCTGATTCTCGGAGCAGTGATGGAGACAGCATTCAAGGACACGATTTATGTACAGCTTGCTCGGGCTCTTGAACTCCCCATTATTAAGGGCATGTTTGTATACGATGTAGACTTGGGCCTGAAGGACTGGACACCAACTAACGAAAACCTTCGTTCCCTGAGCCTGTCTGCAATCACCATGAAATCCAAGGACTTGCCATTTGAGAGACTTGAAGTGGACCCTAGCCTGGCCCTCAGGCTGTTTCAGCATAACGAGTACAAGCAGCGTGAGGTAGAGGAAAGGGTGCGGGGAGGTAGAGTTACTCTGTACAGAATGGGCAAATTTATCGATATCCATGATGGACCAATGATGTCAAAGTCAAGTTTAGTGTCAATGTTTACAGTAGCAGGGATACATGAGCTCCCAGGTGGGCTGTACCGTGTGCAGGCTATATCCCTTCCCCATGACTTCTATCTCCACAGCAGTGTGTGGAACAAACTGGTAAAGAGGGCTAGTGTCCCCCTAGTAGGGGACCTGAGTACTGCAGGGGTAGATGAGTCATG